In Pseudonocardia sp. DSM 110487, the sequence CTTTCGACCGTCGGGGTCACGGTGGCCACGCACAACCTGGCCTACGGCGTCGGCGTCGGCGTCCTCGTCGCGATGGTGCTCTTCGCCCGCCGGGTGGCACACGTCGTCGACGTCACCGGGGTGCTCGAACCGGAGGGTGCGACGAAGATCTACCGGGTCAGTGGACAGCTGTTCTTCGCCTCCAGCAACGACCTCGTCTTCCGGTTCGACTACGCCGGCGACCCCGACACGGTCGTGATCGACCTCTCCGCCGCGCACATCTGGGATGCCTCCACCGTCGCCGCGCTCGACGCCATCACCGCCAAGTACGCATCTCGTGGCAAGACCGCCACGATCACGGGGATGAACGAGCCGAGCCGGGCCCGTCACGCCGCACTCGCCGGAAACCTCGCGGGCGCCCCCTAGTGTCCCCCGCCGGAAGTGATTCCCACTCTTCCGGACGGTGAGAGTCAACCCGGTCGCGGCAAAGCCAACCCTGACTCTCAGCACCGGCTCAGCGTTGGTCGCGCATGATCCCGTCCGTGCCGCTGCCGCCGTGGCGTGTCAGCAACTCCCCGGCGGCCGACGATCGTCGATGGATCGGCACGGGTACCCCGCTCTCGAGGAGGCACGATCCAGCATGTCGGCATGTCTGAGGGCGGCCCGATGACGGACGGCGGGTCGCGATCGACCGGGAGCTCCGAGCTGAATTCGCGCGCGACGTCTGACCTCGACACGCCGGCCCCCGAGAGGGGACGCGGTCGTGGAAGTGCCGACAGCTGGCGTGCACCCCAGCATCGCGACGGGATGGCGCTCGTGCTCAGCGCCGGTGTGTCGTCGGCCATCGGGATGTTGTTCTGGGTGCTTGCGGCACGGTTGTTCGACCAGCCCACCGTGGGAGTGAACTCGGCCGCGCTGTCGGCGGTGACGCTGCTTGCGTCGGCGTCCCACCTGAACATGGGCAACGCGCTGCTGCGCTTCGTGCCCGTGGCCGAGCGGCGCCGCGCGATCATCGCCCGCTGCTTCGCCGTCGGCCTCGGGTGGGGAGCGGTGGTCGGGCTCGGGTTCGGGATCGGAGCGAACATCTGGGCGCCTGATCTCGTAGCCGCGTTCGGGCACCCGGCCCTGATCGCCTTCTACGTGATCAGCGTGCCGGTCTGGACCGTGTTCGTCCTGCAGGACTCCGCGCTCACCGCGATCAGACGGGCCGGCCTGGTGCTGGTGGAGAACGTCGTGTTCGCCGTGCTGAAGATCGGTCTGCTCGTGGTGGCCGCCTGGCTCGGGCTGATCAGCGGCATCGCGCTCGGCACGGTGGCGGCCACGCTGCTGGTCGTGGTCGTGGTCGTCAGCTACCTGGCCCACGCTCTACGCACGCAGGCGGTCCCTGCGCAGCACGCGACTCAGCCGGTGACCGGGCGTGACCTCGCCGGATTCATCGGTGTGGACTACGCGGGGAACGTGGCCTGGCAGACGGCCGTCTTCGGGCTCCCGCTCATCGTGATCGCCATCGCCGGGCCGGAGGGTGCTGCCGTCTACGGGGTGTCGTGGCAGATCACGTACGCGCTCTACCTGGTCGCGTCGGCCATGGGCAAGTCGATGGTCGCGCACTCCGCCGCGGGCGACAGCGCCGCTATCCAGCGGGCCCGGCGCGGCATGGATCGCAAGGCGATGACCCTCGTCCTCCCCGCGTCCGTCGTCGTGGCCATCGGGTCCTATTTCATCCTGTCGGTGTTCGGGAGCAGGTACGCGGACGGCGGTGCCATCGTGCTCGCCCTGCTGGCGCTGTCCGCGATCCCGAACGTCGTCACGAACTCCGCGCTCTGGGAAGCCCGAGTCCGCCGCCTGCGAGCGGTGCAGTTCGGGCTCCCGGCCGCGATCAGCGCGGTGGTCATCGTCGCCACGATCATCCTGGTCCCGGCGGTGGGCATCGTAGGAGTGGGGTGGGCGTGGCTGTCGGCCCAGAGCGTGGCCGCCGCCGTGATCCTTCTCCACCGCCGCGGGGCACAGAAAGGTGCGGAAAGTTGACCCGAAACATCCTGGCTGCGCTCGCGGCGACCGCCCTGCTCACGGCGTGCGGCACGCTGGCGCCCGAGACGACGAGCCCACTCGATCCCGAGGTGGGTCGCATCGCCATGTCGGCCGACGGCAACCAGCACGACAACGACGACTGGGCGTCGGCCCCGATGGCGCTGGCGATCCTCGCGCACCGCAACCTGCAGGCCAACCTCGTGCACTACGACTACAACAACCACATCTGGGACTCCTCCGATGAGCACCTCGAGAACATGACCGAGAGCGTGCAGGAGGGTGGCAAGCGCTTCGGGTTCGACATGTCCCGGTTCTTCGACGACACCGACCCGGCGCAGCTGAAGGCCGGCACCGAGAACCTGGTGGAGGAGATCAACGCCTCCACGCCGGACGACCAGCTCTCGATCGTCCTCGCCGGCCCGATCGAGACGGTGTGGATGGCGCTCGACGCCGCCGACCCGGAGGCCCGCAAGAACGTCGAATGCATCACCCACGGCGAGGACAGCTTCAACCAGACCCACGCCAAGGACGAACACGACGGCCACGACTACGAGGACCTGATCGACCTGGGCTGCGAGCGGGTGGAGATCCCGGACCAGAACTCCGGGCTCGGACCGGTCGACATGGACTTCTGGGACTTCCTCAAAGACAGCGACGACCAGAACTGGGAATGGCTGTACTCCCGGCTCGACGTGGTCGGCAACGGGGACGTCTCCGACGCGGGCATGGTCTTCTACGTGATCACCGACGAGAAGGACGCCGACCGCTCCGATCTGAAGTCCTACCTCGAGTCGTAAAGCCCGTCGACGGAGTCCAGGACCTGGCGACGGGCCACGTCGGCGGGGTGGGTGCCGATCAGGACGTGGTACGCGAGCCCCTCCACGAAGGCGACGAGGCGGCCTGCGACGTGTTCGGGCCGCTCGTCGGTGGTGATCGCGCCCGACTCGATCTCGCGAGCGAGGATGTCGCGCAGGCGGGCGTTCAGCTGCGCATAGTCCTGCCGCAGTCGCGCAGCCGGCTACGGCCTCGCCTTCGCCGGATTCCTCCTGTTCGGCGGGCGCCTCGCCGACATCTACGGGCTCCGCAACGTGGTGGTGGCCGGCCTGGCGGTGTTCGCGGCGGCCAGCCTCGTCGGAGGGCTCGCCGGCTCAGCCACCCTGCTCGTCACGGCACGCGCCATTCAAGGGCTCGGTGCGGCCGTGCTCGCCCCTGCGACCCTCACCCTGCTCACCACCACGTTCCCCGAGGGGCCACAGCGCGTCCGAGCCATCGCATGGTGGACCGCCGTCGGCCTCGCGGGCGGGACCGGTGGGAACCTGCTCGGCGGCGCCGTCACCCAGTTCCTGTCGTGGCGGTGGATCCTGCTGATCAACGTGCCGATCGGTGCGGCAGCCATCGCGATCGCACTGCGCAGGCCGCGCGACGAGCCCGCCAGAGGGACCGACATCCGACTCGATCTCCCCGGCGCGATTTCCGGGGTGCTCGGCCTCACCGCACTCACCTACGCCATCGCCGAATCCCACCAGCGCGGCTGGGCCGATCCCACCACCCTCGCCGCCGTGGGCGTCGGGGCCGTCGCGCTCGCGGGGTTCGTGGCCTTCGAAGCCCGGTTCACCCCCAACCCACTGCTCCCGCTGCGGCTGCTGAGAGCAGGCGCGGTCTCCACCGGCAACGCGCTCGTCGTCCTCTCCGCCGCGTGCCTCATGCCGATGTGGTTCTTCCTGGCCTTTCTCATGCAGAACGGGATGGGCTACACCCCGCTGCAGACCGGGCTGGGCTTCCTCCCGCACACGCTGATCACCATGGCCGTCGGGGCCCGGCTCGCCCCAGCGCTGATGGACGGGTTCGACGCCCGCGCCGTCATCACACTCGGCGCCGTCATCGCTGCGCTGGGCTTCGGGTGGCAGGGCCTGAACGCGGTCCAGCTCGACGGCGGATACCTGGAGGAGATCTTCGGCCCGGCGATCCTCATCTCCGTCGGCGGCGGGCTGCTCAACACCCCTATCACCGCCACCGTCACCTCCGGCGTGCGCCGCGACGATGCCGGGGCCGCGTCCGGCTTGATGAACACGGCCAAGCAGATCGGCGGGGCGGTAGGTCTCGCGGTCCTGGTCGCCGTCGCGTCCGCCCCGACCGGCCTCGCCTTCGACGTGGCCTTCACCGCGATGGCGACCATCGTGGTCGCCGTGGGTCTCGGCGCCTGGCTCCTACCTGGACCGATGGCCGGCACCGGATCGGCCGCCGTGCGGTCTCAGTAGATCCACAGCCTTCTCAGGCTGGCCACAGGCCCGGCCTGCGAACGTCCGGGGGTTCTTCCCGAACCGAACGCCGAGGTACCCGTGCGCGCTCCCCACCCCTTCGCCGCCGTGCTGGCGGTGCTCACCGCGGCGCTGGTCGCCTGCTCCACAGACCCAGTTGGGTCGCCGACACCACCGAACGAGACGCTGACGCCCATCGAGCTCGAGGGCGACTGGACGTGGACCAAGCAGCAGGCCGCGCTCGAGCTGGGCGTCACCCACACCCAGAAGAGCCTCGACGACAGCGAGCCCGCCGAGGCCCGCCGGCGCGGGATGGACATCCTGGCCGCCGACAGCGCGATCTGGCAGAACCACCACCTCATGGGCTTCGGCACCGACAACCCCGAACCCGAACCCGGCGAGTACGACTGGGACACCCTCGACGGGCGGATGAAGCTCACCGAGGAGACCGGCCAGCGCACCATGCTCACACTGTGCTGCTCCCCGGACTGGATGAAGGGCGGCAAAGAGGGCGAAACCGACTGGGACGAGCTGGAAGAAGCACCCAGACCCGAACACTTCGGCGACTTCGCCCGCCTCGCCGCCGAGACCGTCAAGCGCTACCCGCAGGTCGAGCGCGTGATGGTGTGGAACGAGATGAAAGGCTTCTGGGACGAGGCCAAGAAGCGCTGGGACTACGAGGGCTACACCGAGCTCTACAACCAGGTCTACCGCGCCGTGAAGGACGTCCGCCCCGACATCCAGGTCGGCGGCCCCTACGTCGTGCTCATCGGCCTCGACCCCGGCGCCCAGGACACCTCCACCACCGTCACCGGCCCATGGGGCGCCGCCGACCAACGCACCCTCGACGTCATCGACTACTGGCTGCAGAACAACATCGGCGCCGACTTCCTCGCCGTCGACACCGCCACCAACAAACGCGACCAGGACGGCCCCGCCCCCCTGGATGGCGCCCGCAAGTTCGCCGACCTGGCCGCCTGGCTCAAACAACGCAGCCCGCTGCCGATCTGGTGGGCCGAGTACTACCCCGAGGTCCCCGCCGGTGAGGACGACGCCGGCGGCAGCCCGGTCAACGCCGCGGTGAACCTCGCCGCGATCGCCGCCATGGCCGAGTCCGGCACCGCAGGCGCCCTGCTGTGGGGCCCGCAGGAACACGACCTCGGATCCGCCGCCCTGTGGACCGACGCCACCAAGAAGGACGGCGGACAACCCCTCCCCCTCACCCAGGCCTGGCAGTTCCTGGTACCGCGCCTCGCCGCAGGCGGCGTCGAGATCGGACGCTCCCCCTCCCGGCCCGACCTGCTCGCCTTCCGCGCCGACGACGGCGTGGTTGTGGTCAACCTGAGCGCCAACGAGACCGAACTCGGTCCAGGCAGGCCACTAGGCCCCTGGCAGATCCAGGTCGCCGGCCGCGAGACCTGACCCTGCACGTGGGGACAAGTCCGGTCACCTGACGGATTCGAGGAGGCCCCTCCCGTTCCTAGCGTCGATCACGTCCGATCGACGAGAGGAGCAACCGATGGACGCGATGCCACTGCGGCTGGTCGTCGTCATCGCCAGCACGCGGGAGGGCCGGTTCGGCCCGACCGTCGGGAACTGGTTCGTCGAGCAGGCCCGCGGGCGGGCCGACCTCGACATCGACGTGCTTGACCTTTCAGAGGCCGCCCTGCCGGACCGGCTCACCGGTTACGGGTCGCCTGCGCCCCATGCGGTCACGGCCGTGACGCCCCGGCTGGCGGCCGCGGACGCATTCGTGCTGGTCACGCCGGAGTACAACCACAGCTACCCCGCGCCGGTGAAGACACTGATCGACTGGCACTTCACCGAGTGGCAGGCGAAGCCGGTCGGGTTCGTGTCCTACGGCGGGATGTCCGGCGGCCTGCGGGCCGTGGAGCACCTGCGGGGCGTCCTCGCCGAGCTGCACGCCGTGACCGTGCGCGACACCGTCAGCTTCCACGGCGCGTGGGACCGGTTCGGGCCGGACGCGCGTCCGGTGGATCCGGCGGAGTGCGCCGCGGCGGCGAAGTCGATGCTCGACCAGCTCGCGTGGTGGGCCCACGCCCTGCGCGAAGCCCGGTCGACGCGCCCGTACGTCGCGTCTTGACCTCGACCTCACTTCAACTCTTAGCGTCGTTTCGAGACACGGCGAGAGGTAGGACGATCATGACCACAGAGGCGGCAACGCCCCCGCGCACGAAGTGGGCGCCGGTCGCGGCGCTCGGACTCGCGATGCTGGTGGTCACGTCGGAGATGACCATTGCGGCGGTGACGCTGCCCGGGATCGGCGCCGAACTGGCGGTCTCGCCGTCGGCGACGGCATGGGTGCTGCTCGCGTACGCGCTGCCGATGGCCGCCCTCGCGATCCCGGCCGGGCGGTGGGCCGACGGTGCGGACGTGCGTGCGGCGTTCGCACTCTCGATGACGGGGATCGCGCTCGCGAGCGTGCTCGTGGGCCTGGCACCGGCCTTCTGGCTGGTCGTGGTCGGGCGGCTGCTGCAGGGCGCGGCGGGAGCGCTGATCGTCGCGGTCTACATGCCGATCATCACCACGAGCGTGCTGCCCGCTCAGCGCGGCCGGGCGATCGGCTTCGTCATCACGATCATGACGGTGGGCGCGATGGCCGGTGTCCCGCTCGGCGGTCTCATCGCCGACGTCCTCGGCTGGCGCGCGGTGTTCCTGGTCAAGCTGCCGGTCGTGGCCGCGGTGCTCTGGGTGGGGCTGCGCACGATCACGCGGCTCCCGGACCGGGGCCTGCCACGGCCAGGGGCGGCCCTCCTGCGCGAGGCGCTGCTGCTGGGCGGGGCGGTGGCCGTGATGCTGCTCGCCTTCGAGCAGGTGGACGGGCACCCGCTCGTCGCCGCCGCGCTGGCCGTGGCCGCGATCGGGCTGGCGGTGTGGTGGTCGCGCCTCTCCGCGTCGCGCCCGGTGCTCGCGCTGGTGCGGCACCGCTCCTTCGGAATCACGATGCTCGCCCTGCTGGCGATCACGTTCACGGGAGGGCTGGTCGCGTTCCTGCTGCCGTACTTCGTCGCCGACGTGCTTCGCGCCGGCCCGGACGTCACGGGCGTCGCGCTGCTGTTCTTCGTGGGGGCGATGGCCCCGCTCTCGCTGGCGGCCGGCGCGCTGGCCGACCGGTTCGGGAACCGGGTGTTGGCGACCGTCGGCAGCGCGGTGTCGCTCGTCGCGATGCTCCTGATGCTGACGCTCGACGGCGACGCAGGCCTCGTCGACATGGCGTGGCGGCTCGCCGTGCTCGGTGTCGGGGCCGCCCTCTTCAACCCGGCGGTCAACGCCGCGATGCTCGCGGCGGCACCGGTGGGCTCGGAAGGCGTGGCTGGCGGCGTCGGCATGACGGTCCGGAC encodes:
- a CDS encoding lipopolysaccharide biosynthesis protein, with translation MALVLSAGVSSAIGMLFWVLAARLFDQPTVGVNSAALSAVTLLASASHLNMGNALLRFVPVAERRRAIIARCFAVGLGWGAVVGLGFGIGANIWAPDLVAAFGHPALIAFYVISVPVWTVFVLQDSALTAIRRAGLVLVENVVFAVLKIGLLVVAAWLGLISGIALGTVAATLLVVVVVVSYLAHALRTQAVPAQHATQPVTGRDLAGFIGVDYAGNVAWQTAVFGLPLIVIAIAGPEGAAVYGVSWQITYALYLVASAMGKSMVAHSAAGDSAAIQRARRGMDRKAMTLVLPASVVVAIGSYFILSVFGSRYADGGAIVLALLALSAIPNVVTNSALWEARVRRLRAVQFGLPAAISAVVIVATIILVPAVGIVGVGWAWLSAQSVAAAVILLHRRGAQKGAES
- a CDS encoding TetR family transcriptional regulator C-terminal domain-containing protein — protein: MRQDYAQLNARLRDILAREIESGAITTDERPEHVAGRLVAFVEGLAYHVLIGTHPADVARRQVLDSVDGLYDSR
- a CDS encoding NADPH-dependent FMN reductase, translating into MDAMPLRLVVVIASTREGRFGPTVGNWFVEQARGRADLDIDVLDLSEAALPDRLTGYGSPAPHAVTAVTPRLAAADAFVLVTPEYNHSYPAPVKTLIDWHFTEWQAKPVGFVSYGGMSGGLRAVEHLRGVLAELHAVTVRDTVSFHGAWDRFGPDARPVDPAECAAAAKSMLDQLAWWAHALREARSTRPYVAS
- a CDS encoding MFS transporter: MTTEAATPPRTKWAPVAALGLAMLVVTSEMTIAAVTLPGIGAELAVSPSATAWVLLAYALPMAALAIPAGRWADGADVRAAFALSMTGIALASVLVGLAPAFWLVVVGRLLQGAAGALIVAVYMPIITTSVLPAQRGRAIGFVITIMTVGAMAGVPLGGLIADVLGWRAVFLVKLPVVAAVLWVGLRTITRLPDRGLPRPGAALLREALLLGGAVAVMLLAFEQVDGHPLVAAALAVAAIGLAVWWSRLSASRPVLALVRHRSFGITMLALLAITFTGGLVAFLLPYFVADVLRAGPDVTGVALLFFVGAMAPLSLAAGALADRFGNRVLATVGSAVSLVAMLLMLTLDGDAGLVDMAWRLAVLGVGAALFNPAVNAAMLAAAPVGSEGVAGGVGMTVRTIAMTVAPSASALAWTLAGGGIAGFRSGVIMITVAVAAGLLVLLVPVRRS